The genomic segment GCCGTAGTCACCGTCCGGAACGGAATGGAACGGATCCACAGGGAACGAGTCCGGGCATTGCGCCCGGCACTACGCGGCCGCGGGGAGCAGTCATCTGGCCTGACTTATTCAGGCCAGATGGTGGCCGGAATGACTGTGATCAGCCTCTACTCTGATGTCGCCGAACGGCCAGGGGCCCAGGCGAATTCGCAGACCAAGCACACATCGGTGCCCTTTTGGGCGTCGAAGGGGGGAATTTCAGCATGATGGGCAAAGAAGATCGCACCTCGAAAGCGGTCGGTGGCGGGCACCGCACGGTCGGCCAGGGCAGATACGTCCTGCAGCGGCTCCTGGGCGAGGGCGGTATGGCCTCCGTCCACTTGGCGCACGACACGGTGCTCGACCGGCCGGTCGCGGTCAAGGCGCTCCACCCCGACCTGAGCCGCGAGCCGTCCTTCCGCGAGCGGTTCCGCCGCGAGGCACGATCCGTGGCCCGGCTGAGCCACACCAACGTGGTGGCCGTGCACGACAGCGGGGAGGACGTCCGCCCGGACGGTGTCACCGCGCTGTACATCGTCATGGAGTACGTCGAAGGTGCCACGCTCAGCAGCCTCCTGCGCGAGGCGGCCGAACGGCCGAGCAGCCTGAGCCCCGCCCGAGCCTTGGAGATCATCGCCGACGTGTTGCGCGCGCTGACCGCCTCCCACGAGCAGGGGCTGATCCACCGTGACATCAAACCCGCCAACATCATGGTCACCTCACGGAACGTAGTGAAGGTGATGGACTTCGGCATCGCGCGCGCCCTGCAGGCCGGCAGCACCTCCCTCACCCAGCACGGCATGACGATCGGCACCCCCCAGTACATCTCCCCGGAACAGGTACTCGGCAGGGACATCGACGCCCGCTCCGACCTGTACTCGGTCGGCTGCCTGCTGTTCGAAATGCTCACCGGACGCGTGCCATTCGACGGTGACAGCGCCCTGACCATCGCCTACCAGCACGTGCAGCAACCCCCGCCGGCCCCTTCCGGCATCAACCGGGCCGTCGGCCCCGAGGTCGACGCCCTCGTGGACCGGGCGCTGCAGAAGGCCCCCGCACATCGCTTTCCGACAGCGGAGGTCATGCGCGAAGCGGTGGAACACACCGCTCTGCAAATGCGGAACGGCCGGAACACCCTAGTCATCGGCACACCACGCCGGTCCCCGGCCCCTGTTGTGCCGGGGGCATCGACAACGGGAACAGCCACGGCGGAGACGGCGGCCGCTTACGGGGCCCCCGTAGGCCCCACCCTGATAGAGGACGCACCGGCTTCGTACCCGCCGGCCGCAGCGGAGGAGCCGTCCTCCCCGGAAACGCCCGCGTGGACCGACCCGGGCCTGACCGCACCGGCCGACCGGAAGCTCCCTCGCGGCCGACGCCGGCGTGGCAGGCCGCGCCGCACGGTCGTCGTGGCGGCGGCCCTCACAGTCCTCACCAGTGCCGGAACCCTCCTGTTCGTCCTCAACCCGCACCAGGAGACCTCCGCCGCGACACAGGCCGGTCACCTCGCGTCAGGAGCCACGGCTGGTTCTCCCGACACAGGCTCCCGTGCCGAAGCCGCCTCGCACCCGAGCAAGGGCGCCGACCGCGACCACCCCTCGGCCGACTCGTCGACGACACCCGGCGCACCGGGCGCATCCGGTCCTCCCGGATCCGCCCCCAGCAGTTCCGCGTCCACCGCGCCGGCCTCCGGCACGCATCCCCGGCCGCCCCACTCGGGGTCGACGACCCACGCCCCCGGCGAGCCGCCCACCTCACCTTCCGATCCCAGCCCCCCGGCCCCCGCTCCCCCGGACCCATCCCAATTCCCCTTCGTGCACAGTCCCGCATCCAACGGCAACTTCATACAGATCACTTGGGACAACAGGTCGGACGAAAGACTGACTTTCACCATATTCCAGACAACATCGTCCGGCTCGATCCTCAGACAGGTCGCCAGTCTCACCGAGCCCGCCGACGGAACCTACTCGCTCACCGATGCCAACCCCAGCAATCCGAAGTGCTACATGGTCAGGGCAACGACCCCTGCGGGCGGCAGTTTCGGCAACTCGAACGTGGCGTGTGCCTGACCCGCATGCCACGCAGGAGACCGCACTCGGGCCGGACGTCCGCCGGGGTACGCCGACCTGAGTGCCCCTGGTCAGGGAGCCCGTCCGCAGCGGACCGTGAAGGTCCTGCTCCTGCGCGATCCGGATCGACGGGCCATCGAACTGCCACAGTACCTCCGCGGCGCCGACGCCCAGCAGCAGGGTGTTGACGTGGACCAGCGCGGACTGCATCAGGTGCAGGGCCAGCATGCCGACCTCCTGGCTCTCCTTGTCCTGGCCGGTGAGGTCGCCGTCCTTGCCGTAGAACAGGTCGTGGTTGGCGGAGTTCCAGTTCTCCACCACCTGTAGGCCCTCGTGGATCTCCTTGCGCAGCTCGACGTCGGCGAGGTAGTCGCAGATGAACGCGGTGCGTACCGCAAGCCCGAGTTCCTCGATGGCCCGGCAGGTGGGGTGCTTGGGCCCTCCCCGGGTGAAGCGACGCAGGACCTGCTCGGCCTCCGCGGTGCCCAGGCGGAGCGCGGTGGTGTACTTCACGATCTGGTCGTACTGCTGGGCGATCAGGGCCCAGTCGATCGTCTTGGTGGACAGCACCCGGCCCAGGTTCGGCCACTGGTCGTCCGGTACAGCTCACCGAGCCGATGGTCTTCAGCCTCGGCATCAGCTGGAAATCGAGCACGTGCGCGAAGGCGAACCCGACGATGGATGCCCTGCGTGTGTCGGTGTAGTGCCAATCAATCCACTTCCATGTCGGTGCGGTGCCGCAGCACGCCCTCGAACTACATTACGTCTCCTCGTTTGCCCGGAGCCGAACACCAGCTCAAGCGGCAGGAGTTGCCAGGACGTGCAGGATGCAATGCAGAAATAGGCGGTCCACTAGCGGGGGCCCGGCTGCAACTTGGGCCAGGGAGAAAGCAGCGGTTCGATCAATGCCCACAAGTCGTCGCCTCCGTCCGCAGCCGGGAGTCCGCAGCATCCTGCCTGCCGAATCGTCCACACCAGTGAAGGCTGACTAGGACATATCAACCAAGATTCTACTACAAGCCCTAAGTAACAAATACTCGTGCATTGCCGCCCAGTCGGTTACATCCTGTATGTAGCCAAATTTATATCGTGACAGACCGAGCAAAGAACACTATACACGATACTCTCGCCCGCTCCAAGGAATACCCCGAGCCCTATGAGCCGCCGATTCTCTTACGTCGTCGGCACGTCACGACGGCGTT from the Streptomyces sp. RKAG293 genome contains:
- a CDS encoding protein kinase is translated as MMGKEDRTSKAVGGGHRTVGQGRYVLQRLLGEGGMASVHLAHDTVLDRPVAVKALHPDLSREPSFRERFRREARSVARLSHTNVVAVHDSGEDVRPDGVTALYIVMEYVEGATLSSLLREAAERPSSLSPARALEIIADVLRALTASHEQGLIHRDIKPANIMVTSRNVVKVMDFGIARALQAGSTSLTQHGMTIGTPQYISPEQVLGRDIDARSDLYSVGCLLFEMLTGRVPFDGDSALTIAYQHVQQPPPAPSGINRAVGPEVDALVDRALQKAPAHRFPTAEVMREAVEHTALQMRNGRNTLVIGTPRRSPAPVVPGASTTGTATAETAAAYGAPVGPTLIEDAPASYPPAAAEEPSSPETPAWTDPGLTAPADRKLPRGRRRRGRPRRTVVVAAALTVLTSAGTLLFVLNPHQETSAATQAGHLASGATAGSPDTGSRAEAASHPSKGADRDHPSADSSTTPGAPGASGPPGSAPSSSASTAPASGTHPRPPHSGSTTHAPGEPPTSPSDPSPPAPAPPDPSQFPFVHSPASNGNFIQITWDNRSDERLTFTIFQTTSSGSILRQVASLTEPADGTYSLTDANPSNPKCYMVRATTPAGGSFGNSNVACA